The DNA sequence GTAAACACTTTGAACTCTAATTATTATGCTGAAGTAAATTTTATTCTTTCACTCTTAGGGATTCTAGGATCTATGGAACATTCTGATATACTTATTCGTGCATTAACTAGTAAAAATCAAAAAATCAAGGCCCAAGCTCTAGAATCTTTAGAAAAAAGCTGTGATAGCCATCTATTCTCTTTATTAGAACCATTCGTTACTCAACCAGGCATATGCTATAGTGAGAAACATTACTTCAAATGCGGAGTAATTCCACTAACTCTTAAAGAACTTCTAAACATGATGGAAAGCTCTCCTTCATCTTTAAATAAATTAACAGCCCAACAACTTAAAGAAGAACTTTCTTACTGTGATCCTGATTTCCAATCCCCCAATACAATCTACAATCAAGAACACGAAAAATTCATTAAAGAAGAAACAGAAACTCTCACCCCCTCCTTCTTATCCACTATCTAGTCGAATGACCTATTTCCATAAAAGAAGGACATAATAAATTTGCAATTAGAAGACATCAATTTCAATTGTTCCCTCTTGCAACTCTTTCATCGTAAGGGTAACATCATCTATCAAGCATATTGATATCTATAGGACTATTAAAATCAAATATTTTAAAAAACATTGATTCTTTTTAAAGCTTCTGGAAGCTCTATAGTAGAATTAATTTAAATTAAACATTTGTATATATTTAGTTTTAACTAAATATATAGTGAGAATAAGGACCCTTTTATGAACTTGATCGATCGTGCCTTCCTATTAAAAAAAACGATTATATTCCAATCTTTAGATATGGATCTTCTACTAACGATTGCTGATAAAACTGAAACGATAATATGCAAGCCTGGAAGCAGTATATTTTCTATAGGACAGCCTGGATTTAGCTTTTATATCATTGTAGAAGGTTACGTTACTATTTCTAAAGAAGAACTAGACCCTCCTTTAAATTTAAAACCTTTAGATTGTTTTGGAGAAGAAAGCCTATTTAATAATAAGCTCAGAGAATATAACGCATCTGCAAATACACAGGTTCGCATTCTGGTTTTAAGTAAAGGACAGATTCTAAATATAGTTGAAGAATGTCCCTCTGTAGCTTTGTCTTTCTTAGAGTTATATGCTAAACAATTAGGGTTTAGACAACCTTAAATATGCGAATCAACTAAACTAAATCGAAAACCCGTGCGACCTATATCAAAAATGTAAGCACCTAAAAAGAAACTACTTTATAGAAAATAAAGAAGTCGGATTTATTTACTATCAAAAGGAAAAGAGCGCGCTACATCTCTAGGAAAGATTACAGCGCACACAGAATATAAGAACCGATTATTCCTCAGACTGACGTTTTTTGATATAAGCAAATACATCACCAACAGTACGAAGCTTTTCAGCATCTTCTTCAGAAATTTCAAAAGCGAATTTTTCTTCTAAAGTCATAATCAACTCTGTCAAATCTAAACTATCAGCATTTAAGTCTTCAATAAAAGAAGAATTTTCATTAACTTCCTTTGGATCTACCCCTAACTGCTCAACAATAATTGCTATTACATCATCTTCTAAACTCATTGCTTATATCCTTTTAATATTTAAACTGTACAATACTTAACTAGTCCCATAGGGAAAAAGAGAATTAGTATCGCAAAAAATCATTTTTTATTCGACAGTTACTTAATTAGTTACCAAAGAGAAGTCTTCAAAAAGCTTTCTCTTATCGTCTTAATAAGTTAATCCTCCATCTACAACTAATGTCTGTGCAGTGATATAACTAGATAGCTGAGAGGCTAAAAATAATGCCGCACGGGCAATATCTTCAGCAGTTCCTGCTCTGCCCATAGGAATCATCTTGAGCCATTCCGATTTTAAATTATCATTCAAAACATTTGTCATATCAGTTTCAATAAAACCAGGAGCAATACAATTCACGCGCACATTTCTTCCAGCTACTTCTTTAGCTAACGACTTTGTGAAAGCAATAATCCCAGCCTTAGCAGCTGCATAGTTTGACTGTCCAGGACTTCCTATCTTAGCAACAACAGAAGCTATATTTATAATAGATCCAGAACGTGCTTTCGTCATATGACGAATAACCGATGAGCATGTGTAGTATAAGGAATCTAAATTAGTATTAATAACGGAATGCCAATCTTTTTCAGACATACGCATAAGTAGATTATCCCTGGTAATCCCCGCGTTATTTACCAAAATATCTAGCTGCTTATGATTTTCTAAAAATTTTTGGACAGACTCCTTAACTTCACTAGAATGACTTACATCTACACGAGCAAAAGAAATTTTTCCAGGCAAGCCCTTCAAACTATCCAAAACAGCCTGACCTCGCTCCTCATTCAATCCCCAAATTTCTACATCAGATCCACTCTCTAGAAAAAGCTTGGCTATGCCAAGTCCAATTCCTCGAGACCCTCCAGTAATTATGGCTTTTTTCCCTGTTAACATTATGTCCATACAAATCATACCTCTGACACAAATTT is a window from the Chlamydia serpentis genome containing:
- the acpP gene encoding acyl carrier protein, producing the protein MSLEDDVIAIIVEQLGVDPKEVNENSSFIEDLNADSLDLTELIMTLEEKFAFEISEEDAEKLRTVGDVFAYIKKRQSEE
- the fabG gene encoding 3-oxoacyl-ACP reductase FabG, with the translated sequence MDIMLTGKKAIITGGSRGIGLGIAKLFLESGSDVEIWGLNEERGQAVLDSLKGLPGKISFARVDVSHSSEVKESVQKFLENHKQLDILVNNAGITRDNLLMRMSEKDWHSVINTNLDSLYYTCSSVIRHMTKARSGSIINIASVVAKIGSPGQSNYAAAKAGIIAFTKSLAKEVAGRNVRVNCIAPGFIETDMTNVLNDNLKSEWLKMIPMGRAGTAEDIARAALFLASQLSSYITAQTLVVDGGLTY
- a CDS encoding cyclic nucleotide-binding domain-containing protein: MNLIDRAFLLKKTIIFQSLDMDLLLTIADKTETIICKPGSSIFSIGQPGFSFYIIVEGYVTISKEELDPPLNLKPLDCFGEESLFNNKLREYNASANTQVRILVLSKGQILNIVEECPSVALSFLELYAKQLGFRQP